The region GCTGGTGGACCGGGATTTCAAGGTCGTCGGCAAGTGGCCCCTCGCCGACGCACGCTCGGAGGACGCGAAAAAGCGTGACCCGGAACTTTACCAGAAACTCAAGGACGATCTCTACGGACGCATCCGCCAGGAGCTTGGCAAGAACTGAACCACCGGCACCCGACCATGAATGACGAGCGCAAACAATGGCTGTCCCGCCCGCCGCAGGAAGCCCTCTCGAAAAAACTCGGCACCATCGCCTGGATCCTGACCGCGGCGGTGCTCGCCCTGGTGATGGTCATGCGCGGGCCGAAGATTCCTTTGCCGGACGGCTGGTCGTTCGCCTTCCTGCCTCCGGTGCACGCGGTGCTGAATTCGCTGGTGGCCGTCTCGCTCATCGCCGCCATCGTCGCGGTGAAACAGGGGAAAATCCGTCTGCACCGGATTTTCGTTTCCATCGCGATGCTGTTGTCTGTCGGATTCCTCCTTTGCTACGTGGCCTACCATTTCACCACGCCGGAAACCCGCTACGGCGGAGAGGGCGCGCTGCGCCTCGTCTATTTCTTCCTGCTCGCCACCCATATCGTCCTCGCGGCGGTGAGCCTGCCGTTCATTCTTCTCACCTTCATCGCCGCACACACGAACCGTTTCGCCGCACACCGGAAACTGGCGCGGTGGGTGTTTCCCATCTGGCTTTACGTGGCGGTCACCGGGCCTGTCTGCTACCTGATGTTGAAACCGTATTACGGATGATGGCGCGGGCGCGCGGAGCTTGTGAAGGATCCGCCCGCCGGGCGGTGGTCACTCCGCCGGCTTGGCTTCCTCCGGCTTCGGAGCATCAGGTTTCTGCTTGGGCGGTGGCGGTGGAAAATCCTCGGTCGAGATCTTCAGATCGTTGTTCCGATCCAGCAGCTCGAAGCGCTCTTCCTGCTGGTCCTCGGTGAGGTTTTTCACCGCAGGCCCGAGACGGAATTCCTCGAAGGAAAGTGAACCGTCGCCATTGGTATCCAGCTTGCGGTTGATCTGCTCGGGCGGTTTCTCCGGGCGGTCACCGTCTTTTTTCGGGCCGCGGAACGGAGGCTCGGGTTTGTCCTTCGGAGTGATGACACCGTCGCCGTCCGTGTCCAGGCGGCGGAACACCGTATCCTGTTTCTCCGGCGGAAGTTTCTTGAAAACCTCACCTGCCTTGAACTCCTCCAGACTGATCCCGCCGCTCTTGTCGGAGTCGAGTTCCCAGAACCGTTTCGCCGGGTGGTCACCCTTGTCGTGGGGTTTTCCGAAGCGGCCGAGCTCTTCGCGGCTGAGCTTGCCGTCACCATCCTTGTCGAGACGTTTGAAAATGTTCGCGCGCTTTTCCTCCGGGATGTTCACGATGCGGGGCATGGCGGCGAACTCGGCGGTGGACAGGAATCCATCGTTGTCCTTGTCCGCGGCCTTCCAGGTTTCGGCAAATGGCGGACGGGGCCCCGGCGGGCGTCCCTTTCCCTCACCCGGCGGCGTCTTCTCCTGTTCCGGCGGTTGGGCAAGGCACAGGACTGGCATCAGCATTCCGGTGACAAGTAAGGAAACAGGGATTGTTTTCATTGGCGATTGAAGCTTTCCTAGCCGCGCTCCGCGCAGCTAACGAGCAAAGAAACTCCACCCCGAAGGAAAAGTTTCGCCCCCGCCGGAATGCCTTCCATCCATTTTCAACCGACCACCCATGCACATCCGCGACATTCTCAGCGACCCGAAGCCATCGCTCTCGTTTGAATTCTTTCCGCCACGCAGCGCGGCGGCATGGGAGGACCTTTACCAGGCCATCCGCGAATTGGAACCGCTGCACCCCACCTTTGTCTCGGTGACCTACGGCGCGGGCGGCGGCACGCGGGAACTGACGCATGATCTCGTGGTGCGCATCAAGGAAACCACCTCGATCCCGCCGGTCCCCCATCTCACATGCGTGGGCCACTCGGAGGAGGAGGTTTTTGAAATCCTCGAACGTTATGCGAAAGCGGGGGTGAGCAACATCCTGGCGTTGCGCGGAGATCCGCCCAAGGACAGGCCGGATTACGATTGGTCGGAAAGCGGCTTCCGCCATGCGGCGGACCTCGTGGCGTTCATCCGCAAATTCAACGAGTCCGGCGCACACCCGGACCCGCGCGGATTCGGCATCGGGGTGGCGGGATTTCCCGAAGGCCACCCGACGACGCCGAACCGGGTGGATGAACTCGATTTCCTGAAGGCGAAGGTGGATGCGGGAGCTGACTACATCTGCACCCAGTTGTTCTTCGACAACCACGACTTCCTGGACTTCCGCGACCGTTGCGATTTCGCGGGCATCCGTGTGCCGATCATCGCCGGCGTGATGCCGGTGACCTCGCTCTCGGGGATGAAACGGATGGCCGAGCTCGCCGCGGGCGCGCGCTATCCGGCCAAGCTCCTGCGTGCCTTGGAACGGGCGAAGGCGAATCCGGAGGCCGTCGAGCGTGTGGGCATCCACTACGCGGCGGAGCAATGCGCGGGCCTGCTCGACGAGGGAGTGGATGGCATCCACTTCTACACGCTGAACAAAAGCCACGCCACGCGGGAGATCTACAACAGCCTCGGGCTGACGGCGGGGGTCTGAACCTCTGGAAAACAAGGAAGCCCCGCCTTTGAGGGCGGGGGGATTGGGCATCTCCGTTTCAGCGGCGGCCCTGCTGGTAAAGTTCCTCGGCCTGGTCGAGGGTGAGTTCGTAAAGAGTGCCCTTCAACGGCACCACCATCGGAATCCGCCCCAGGTTGGCATCCACGGGGAATTGCTGCAGGAGCCTTGGAGAGCGCTCGAAGATGTCGGGAGGCAGGGTGATGCGAACCGAGCCTTCGTAGCGGAGCATGCGGGACGAGCGTTCCGTGGCCTGCACCTCCAGTTGCCGGGCATCCAGGGTTTGTGTCATCCGGTCCATCAAGGACGTGTTTTCCAGCGCCTTGGCACCCCCCGCACGTTTCGCCGCCTGACCCGCCTTGCGCAGGGTGAAATCGAGCGCCTTGTCTTTCTTCGCAGGTTCGGCAACGACATCCTCGGAGTCCTCGCCATCAAAAATCGGGGTTGCTCCCCCAGTGGCCGCCTTGTTGAGCGACTCCTGGATTTCCTCGGGAGTGGGAAGCTTCACGGTGAACCCGCCATCGATAGAGAAATGGTCGCCTCCGCTGAGGCTCAGCTCTGTAACACTCATCCCGCCATTCGTCGTCTTCAGCTGGATGTATCCCTCGGTGAAGTCCACCCGGTGGTAGTTCCGTACGATGTCCAGATTGGAAAGGGCCTTCAACAAATGCACGCGGTCCCGCAAGGTGAGGGTGTCCTGTCCGTCCAGAAGAATGCGGCCTTCGAAACCAACCCCTTCGGGCGAGTTTGTCGATCCCGTGACCTTGAAATCTCCGGAGATCGTACCTTCCAGGAAATTTCTCATCGCGGGAGCCAGAACGCTGTCGAGGCCCAGTTTCCGGAGTTTCGCCACCCCGTCGATCGTCGGACGCTCGCCACCGGTCACCCTCGTTCCGGACAAATCCACCGTTCCCTCACCCCGGCGGAATTCCGCCTTTTCAAACACCATTCCCTCCGGGTCGCAGGCGATCGTCAGGTTGACGATGCTCAGATCCGTCAGCCAGTTTTGGGAAAATTTGCCGCCGGTGAACATCAGCTTCATGCCGGTGGCCGAGTTCTGGATTTTCAGGTTGCTGCCGGTGATCTCACCGCGGGTCCTGTCGGAGTAGCCCCAGCTCAGGGAAGCTTCCGCGATTTCGTATGCGTTCGTCGTCACGCCGCCCGACCGGGTGAAGAGGGCCTTGGACAGCATTTGCGCGGACTCAGCATCGTCCGCTCCCGCGCGCAGTTCCATATCCAGCCGCGAGATGAAAACCGTGCCGGTGTCCCAGTTGTTCGAAAAGCCGTCCAGCAGGTTCATTTTCCCCCGGAGGTTTCTTGCCTCCAGCCGGGTGAAAAACGTCTCATTTCCACCTTCGGCGGCGATCTGCTGGATATTGAACTCCCCTTGGGCGCGGCCGAACCCCTTGAGCTCGGCCTCGGTCGCGTGAAGCCCGGCCTTGAGCTTGTCCTGCAGGCCTGCCCTGAATTTCTCGGACTCCAGCCGCTTCATCAGATAAACCCAGCCGCATGCGGCGACGATGAGGAGGAAGACCAGCCCCCGGAAACCCATTCTCAACAAATGGAACATCACGGTTCCCTTCGAACCACTGCCCGACATCGAATAACGGATCTGGAACCAGAAACCCTGATTTGACACCCACTGGCTCAGGCGCTCGTTGAAATTTTGCGATTGCTCGGACTCCATAATTCTACTCGGCTTCGACGCCGCGAGTAAATCCGCTCGCACCCTATGAGGCGAGGCAAATTTCCTCGCACTCGTCCACCCGAACCTCTACCAACCGCCCCGTGGAAGCCACCGACTACAAAGTCCGCCTCGAAATCTTCGAAGGCCCCCTCGATCTGCTGCTCTATCTCATCAAAAAGGACGAGGTGGACATCCATTCGATCTCAATCGAGCGCATCACCCGGCAGTATCTGGACTACATCAACACCTTCAAACTGCTGAACATCGACCTCGCTTCCGAGTTCATCGTCATGGCGGCGAACCTGATGTATCTGAAAAGCCGGACCCTGCTTCCCCGTGTCGACCAACCGCCGGAGGAAGACGCGGAGGACGACGATCCGCGCTGGGAGCTGATCCGGCAGCTCATCGAATACAAGAAGTTCAAGGATGCCGCCGGTTTCCTCAGCCTCAAGGAAATGGAACAGGAAGGCAGCTTCGCCCACCAACCGGACGCGGCGGACGCTCCTGTGGAAGAGCCGCCCGCGTTGGCGGAGGTCTCGATCTTCGACCTGATCCGCGCGTTCCAGAACGTGTTGAAACGCTTCGAGGAATCGCACGATTTCGGCGACATCATCGACGACCGCTACACGGTCTCGGACAAGATCGAACTGCTGCTCGGTCATTTCAAACCCGGAGAATCGCGGCGTTTTGAAACACTTTTCCAGTCCGCCACGACCAAGGCGGAAGTCATCGTCACATTCCTCGCGCTGCTGGAGCTGATGAAGTTGAACCAATTCATCGTCCGCCAGAACGAGCTGCTCGGAGACATCGTCATCGAGCGGCGCGACAACCAGTCCGTTGCCGCGCTGGAAGCCGCGGAGGTGGGTGCGGATTACGCGTGAGGAGGCGAAGAACCCTCCCACATGCGAAAAGCCCGGTGGAACCGGGTTATTTCCGGGCCTTCAACACCACTCAGTTCACTTCGAGAACGACATCATCCTCCGTCCACAACGCGCGGTCCGGCCCCGCCGACCTCACGTCGATTTGACGCGAGGTGACCGGGTGGAAAAAATACGGCGCACCCCAGCGATCCAATAGTTCGCCGTTTTTCGCAAACGCCGGATGGTCGGGAGGCAGGACCGCGAAACCCTTGAAGTTTTTCCCCGCCAGCGCCCCGGCGATTTCCTCGTTCAGACCGCCATCGGGATTCAGCCCGTTGTTGGCCTTGCGGAAAATCGTGAGCAGGAGTTCGACGATTTCGAGATCCTCCTGCGGACTGGTTTCGCCGGAGTTGAGCCTCCGCGCGATTTCGGCGGCGTCGGGCAGCAGGTAGATCCGGGCCGGGGTCGTGGGTTGCAGGATGAGGGGCTGGGTATTCTCCGACGCCGGGTGAGGAGCCGGCTCCGGCAGCTCCGGAGCCACCGGGTCCGCTTGGCGGCCTGGAGTGAAACTCCGCTGATCTTCTTCCCGCAACCACGCGACCAGACCGATCGCGAGGAGAAGGAGACCAACGGAGAGGAGCGTGACGGGTTTCTTGCGTGACATGACCGCGTCTCAGAGGAAGCCCAGGTTCGCGCTGCCGCCGAAGGGATTCTCAAACCGTGAAAGGTTCGGAAAAATATCCGCGAGGTAGTTGGCATCGACGCCCAGCCAGTTCGCGGAAACAGCCGCATATTGGTCCACCGAGGTCGTCGGTATCCATCTACCCCGGTTGCTCGACCCGGCGTCCAGCCCCGCGCCCAGAGCGAGGGAAGGAAAGGAACCGTAGATCTGCCCGCCATTCACCGGACCGCCGAGGACGATCTGGTGGCCGCCCCAGCCGTGATCGGACCCGGCCGTGGCAGCATCCTGACCGTTGGGCGTGAGGGTGCGGGTGAAGTCCGAGTGGGTGATGGTGACCACATTATCGTTCACCCCGAGCGCCTTGAGGGTCTCGTTGAATGCCTTGAGACTGTTGCCGAGCTCTCCCAGCAGATTGTTCTGTGCGTCGAGCTGGTCCTGGTGCGTGTCGAAGCCGCCGATGCTGGCGAAGAAGATCTGGCGGCTGTTGCCCAGACTGACACGGCCCGCGATGAGTTTCGCGATCGATTTCAGCTGATCGCCGAGGGGCGACTGGGCGTTCGCGAACTGTGCGTCGAAATCCACGCCCGAGGTCGCCGCAGCCGTGAGGGCCGCTCCGATGAGCCCCTCGTTCGCGCGGGCCCGTTTCACCACTTTCGCATGGTCGTCATCAAGCAGGTGCTGGTACGTATGGTTGGTGATGTCGTCGAAGGCCTTGAGCCGCTTGCCGGTGAGGCTTGTCTTGTAAGTTCCATCCGTATTGAGCGCGGCACCATAAGGACCGCTGGCATTGCTGTAGCCGGCCAATGGAATGGCCCCCTCCGGAGTGACGGCATACTGCACCTCCTGATCCGCCACCTGCAGGCTGTTGATGCCGGCCAGGCTGACGGAAAGCGACACCTGCCCCTGCGCATGTCCCTGCGAGGCCAGCAGATCGGCAACCCGTCCGCCCCAGCCACGGCTGAAAGGCTGGTCCGGCACCGAACTCTGCCACTGGACCTGTTGGTCCGAATGCGAGAAAAGCTGTGGTGGCAGGGGCACCGTACCCGCGTTGTATTGGGCGCGCGTGGTCGGATGCACCAGAGTGCCCACGTTTGCCACGAAGGCCAGCTCTCCGCTGTTGAAAAGATCCGCGATCCCTCCCGCCGCGGGGTGAGTGCCGTAGTCCGCGCCGCCACCGGTCAACGGAATGGAGGCCGGCTGTCCGGCGACGTAGGCAGGATCATTCGAGTCGAGGATCTTGAGCACGCCGCGGGCGGTCTTGTATTGTTCGTAGGAGCCGTGGGTGCGGCGCGGGATGAGCAGGTTGTTCGAGTCGTTCCCGCCGAAGAGGAACAGCACGACCAGAGCCTTGTAGCCTCCCGCCGGTGTGGTCTGGGCCAGCGCGGAGTTCACCAGCCGGAGATGGGCCAGGGTGTTCACCACTCCTGTGATGCCGAGCGAGGCGCAGGCGGACTGCCGGAGGAACGAGCGGCGGGAAAAGAAGGAGTTGTTGTCTTGGGATTTCATGATGATGAAGGGACGAAGGGATGAAATGAGACGGATTTACTTCTGGTTGACGTATTCCGGCGAGGTGGCCAGCAGGTAGAGCAGCTCCTTGACCCGAACCGCGGTGGTGGTCGCGGGGTCCAGCGAAGCGACCGTGTCCAGCGTGATGCTGCGTGGATTCGGCGTGGCCGCGGAACCGTAGCTGTTCTTGAAGTTCCCTGCGGTGAGAAGCAGGTCGAGCTGATCCAGCACCACGGTGGATGCCTGCGCCACCGTGTCACCGGCGGTGATCCGGGCGTCGTAGAGCTGTTCGTAAACAGTCCGGTCGAGCTTCACGTTTTCCTCCAGATCATCCGTGGAGCCGACGAGGCGGTTCACGTTCTGGCCATTGTTGTTCTGGATGAGGGTATTCGCGTAGTTCGTCGTGCGGATCACGCTGGTTTCCGTGCTGAGCTGGAGCTCGGGTGCCACCAGTCCGGCGGCGGCGAGCGAACCGCCGGGGTTGAAGCCGGGGAGGAACCAGTTGAAAACCGTCGGCGCGTTCTGCGGCGTCTGGGCGAGCTGGTCATCGGTATTCGGATAGCGGTAGAGCGTGGTGCCTGCGGGGAAGTTGTTCAGCTGCCCTGACGGATAGCCGAACGAAGTGAGGGCCGAGAGCGGGAGGGTGGATTT is a window of Luteolibacter yonseiensis DNA encoding:
- a CDS encoding DUF1501 domain-containing protein is translated as MKSQDNNSFFSRRSFLRQSACASLGITGVVNTLAHLRLVNSALAQTTPAGGYKALVVLFLFGGNDSNNLLIPRRTHGSYEQYKTARGVLKILDSNDPAYVAGQPASIPLTGGGADYGTHPAAGGIADLFNSGELAFVANVGTLVHPTTRAQYNAGTVPLPPQLFSHSDQQVQWQSSVPDQPFSRGWGGRVADLLASQGHAQGQVSLSVSLAGINSLQVADQEVQYAVTPEGAIPLAGYSNASGPYGAALNTDGTYKTSLTGKRLKAFDDITNHTYQHLLDDDHAKVVKRARANEGLIGAALTAAATSGVDFDAQFANAQSPLGDQLKSIAKLIAGRVSLGNSRQIFFASIGGFDTHQDQLDAQNNLLGELGNSLKAFNETLKALGVNDNVVTITHSDFTRTLTPNGQDAATAGSDHGWGGHQIVLGGPVNGGQIYGSFPSLALGAGLDAGSSNRGRWIPTTSVDQYAAVSANWLGVDANYLADIFPNLSRFENPFGGSANLGFL
- the metF gene encoding methylenetetrahydrofolate reductase [NAD(P)H], whose amino-acid sequence is MHIRDILSDPKPSLSFEFFPPRSAAAWEDLYQAIRELEPLHPTFVSVTYGAGGGTRELTHDLVVRIKETTSIPPVPHLTCVGHSEEEVFEILERYAKAGVSNILALRGDPPKDRPDYDWSESGFRHAADLVAFIRKFNESGAHPDPRGFGIGVAGFPEGHPTTPNRVDELDFLKAKVDAGADYICTQLFFDNHDFLDFRDRCDFAGIRVPIIAGVMPVTSLSGMKRMAELAAGARYPAKLLRALERAKANPEAVERVGIHYAAEQCAGLLDEGVDGIHFYTLNKSHATREIYNSLGLTAGV
- a CDS encoding segregation/condensation protein A, producing MEATDYKVRLEIFEGPLDLLLYLIKKDEVDIHSISIERITRQYLDYINTFKLLNIDLASEFIVMAANLMYLKSRTLLPRVDQPPEEDAEDDDPRWELIRQLIEYKKFKDAAGFLSLKEMEQEGSFAHQPDAADAPVEEPPALAEVSIFDLIRAFQNVLKRFEESHDFGDIIDDRYTVSDKIELLLGHFKPGESRRFETLFQSATTKAEVIVTFLALLELMKLNQFIVRQNELLGDIVIERRDNQSVAALEAAEVGADYA
- a CDS encoding DUF420 domain-containing protein; the encoded protein is MNDERKQWLSRPPQEALSKKLGTIAWILTAAVLALVMVMRGPKIPLPDGWSFAFLPPVHAVLNSLVAVSLIAAIVAVKQGKIRLHRIFVSIAMLLSVGFLLCYVAYHFTTPETRYGGEGALRLVYFFLLATHIVLAAVSLPFILLTFIAAHTNRFAAHRKLARWVFPIWLYVAVTGPVCYLMLKPYYG
- a CDS encoding EF-hand domain-containing protein — encoded protein: MKTIPVSLLVTGMLMPVLCLAQPPEQEKTPPGEGKGRPPGPRPPFAETWKAADKDNDGFLSTAEFAAMPRIVNIPEEKRANIFKRLDKDGDGKLSREELGRFGKPHDKGDHPAKRFWELDSDKSGGISLEEFKAGEVFKKLPPEKQDTVFRRLDTDGDGVITPKDKPEPPFRGPKKDGDRPEKPPEQINRKLDTNGDGSLSFEEFRLGPAVKNLTEDQQEERFELLDRNNDLKISTEDFPPPPPKQKPDAPKPEEAKPAE